Proteins from one Chitinophaga oryzae genomic window:
- a CDS encoding FecR family protein: MDINNHSYGKEDDLPEGAGGDKEKMISIVRASGNEQLSIAEKAGLWERIAADITQPPVRLWWRSWKVAAAVALLLTAGMGWWQWQRTQEALPALVAFASGQTYTRGDSTVTRMILGNQQQLNIRNTHAAITYQAKGTQLRIDSQEIRQELAAGRPVFNTLLVPYGNVASLQLEDGTRVWLNAGSRLVYPAAFAAGRREVFLEGEAYFDVAADADRPFSVYANDMKIAVLGTAFNISAYREDAASQVVLASGSVQLEAFRGPGKAAAPVQLSPGNRASYAGRDGQMTVDNVNVAGHISWKDGIIVAEHTSLHEILRKLSRYYNQPITTDARSGNETFSGNLDLQKTLNDVLDIIAASTSLKYEKQGGTIIFKTR, translated from the coding sequence ATGGATATTAACAACCATTCATATGGTAAGGAAGACGACCTGCCGGAAGGCGCGGGCGGCGACAAAGAGAAAATGATCTCCATCGTACGTGCGTCCGGTAACGAGCAGTTATCCATAGCGGAGAAAGCCGGTCTGTGGGAACGTATTGCCGCCGACATCACGCAGCCGCCCGTGCGGCTCTGGTGGCGGTCGTGGAAAGTAGCCGCTGCCGTAGCTTTGCTGCTGACGGCCGGAATGGGCTGGTGGCAGTGGCAACGCACGCAGGAAGCGCTGCCGGCGCTGGTGGCCTTCGCCAGCGGCCAGACTTACACCCGGGGCGATTCCACGGTGACCCGTATGATACTGGGCAACCAGCAACAGCTGAACATCCGCAATACGCATGCGGCCATCACCTACCAGGCAAAAGGCACGCAGTTACGCATAGACTCGCAGGAGATACGGCAGGAGCTGGCCGCGGGCCGGCCGGTGTTTAACACGCTGCTGGTGCCTTACGGCAACGTGGCGTCGCTGCAGCTGGAAGACGGCACCAGGGTATGGCTCAATGCAGGGTCCCGCCTGGTGTATCCTGCGGCATTCGCAGCCGGTCGCCGTGAAGTGTTCCTGGAAGGAGAAGCTTATTTTGACGTAGCCGCAGACGCGGACCGTCCGTTTAGCGTATACGCCAACGATATGAAGATCGCTGTACTGGGCACGGCGTTCAACATTTCTGCTTACCGGGAAGATGCTGCCTCGCAGGTAGTCCTCGCCAGCGGCAGCGTACAGCTGGAAGCGTTCAGGGGGCCGGGGAAAGCAGCCGCGCCGGTACAGCTGTCACCGGGTAACAGGGCCTCATACGCCGGCCGGGATGGCCAAATGACAGTGGATAATGTGAACGTGGCCGGGCACATCTCCTGGAAAGACGGGATTATTGTAGCAGAACACACATCATTACATGAAATACTCAGAAAACTATCCAGGTATTACAATCAACCAATAACAACAGACGCGCGGTCGGGCAATGAAACATTTTCGGGTAATCTTGACCTGCAGAAAACACTGAACGATGTACTTGACATAATAGCAGCTTCCACTTCATTGAAGTACGAAAAGCAAGGGGGGACAATCATTTTTAAAACCAGATAA
- a CDS encoding lysophospholipid acyltransferase family protein has translation MLKNILGRIYALYALLLFIITMMIVFIPILIASLWPEPKPTAFFIAIGRRWMNIYLPLIGCPARLKGQEYFAPGQTYVIVCNHNALMDIPVTTGYVPGANKTLAKASMAKIPVFNVLYKIGSILVDRSSEASRKQSVVDMKHALSLGIHMLLYPKVPATAPPIR, from the coding sequence ATGCTAAAAAATATACTGGGAAGAATTTATGCGCTGTACGCATTGCTGCTGTTCATCATCACAATGATGATCGTCTTTATCCCTATTTTAATCGCCTCTCTCTGGCCAGAGCCCAAGCCTACCGCCTTTTTCATCGCCATCGGCCGCCGGTGGATGAATATCTACCTGCCGCTGATAGGATGCCCGGCCAGGCTGAAAGGCCAGGAATATTTTGCCCCCGGCCAAACCTATGTGATCGTCTGCAACCACAACGCATTGATGGACATCCCCGTTACCACCGGTTATGTCCCCGGGGCCAATAAAACACTGGCGAAAGCCTCCATGGCTAAAATACCGGTATTCAATGTGCTGTACAAAATCGGCAGCATACTGGTAGACCGCAGCAGTGAAGCCAGCCGCAAACAAAGCGTCGTGGACATGAAACATGCCCTCAGCCTCGGCATCCACATGTTGCTCTACCCGAAGGTACCCGCAACCGCACCGCCGATCCGCTGA
- a CDS encoding RagB/SusD family nutrient uptake outer membrane protein → MKKIYAVIFSAVMLTCSSCEKFLTHDDPVSVTDDNWWKTEANATGALGSVYAGLPGGSSGRQLMFLSALSDEAVARQDTRGAYEAYAKGLQNSNWDVALNLWRDDYKDIRRACRFLENVDRCYMDSSLKDRYKYEARAMRAYYHMEMMLFFGGIPIVTESLEPANSNTTRNSEKEVYDFVVSELTACAPHLPDVYNNNEAWRISSGVCWALIAKLAMFYKQYETAKMAAQKVIDQNVYKLYRSTNTKVNSFAELFTYAGELNKERVFFRDNGCSNAWRTFAPYGVGGQTVVSPTMKLVNSFETLQGKTLQELGPDSLALYQKDPFYKNNRDPRLVASVLVPGQVYEKDTLRPFASEGSDRIGILNSTATGFWVKKYLDPKDRNGASPSLDYMIIRYAEVLLNYAEALVELGDWQNPDVINHLNDIRTRAGMPVVDAGKYNTQEKLRQLIRRERTAELAFEGARFYDIRRWGILGDVMNGQVHGAVDPATGAPVLVETRSCNVERDFRYPIPLNELLANPKMTQNPLY, encoded by the coding sequence ATGAAAAAGATATATGCAGTCATTTTTTCAGCCGTGATGCTGACATGCAGCAGTTGTGAAAAGTTTCTCACCCATGATGACCCGGTGAGTGTGACGGATGATAACTGGTGGAAGACAGAAGCCAATGCCACCGGTGCATTGGGGTCGGTGTATGCCGGTCTGCCGGGTGGTTCCAGCGGGCGGCAGCTGATGTTCCTCTCCGCTTTGAGTGATGAGGCTGTGGCACGCCAGGATACCCGCGGCGCCTATGAGGCGTACGCCAAAGGATTACAGAACAGCAACTGGGACGTGGCGTTGAACCTGTGGCGGGACGATTATAAGGATATCCGCCGCGCCTGCCGGTTCCTTGAAAACGTAGACCGCTGTTATATGGATTCTTCGCTGAAAGACCGCTACAAATATGAGGCGAGGGCCATGCGCGCTTATTATCACATGGAGATGATGCTTTTCTTTGGCGGCATTCCGATTGTGACGGAATCGCTGGAGCCGGCCAATAGTAATACTACCCGTAACTCAGAAAAAGAGGTGTATGATTTTGTGGTGAGCGAGCTGACAGCTTGCGCGCCTCATTTGCCGGACGTGTATAACAATAATGAAGCGTGGCGTATTTCTTCCGGTGTCTGCTGGGCGCTGATAGCCAAGCTGGCGATGTTTTACAAGCAGTATGAAACAGCGAAGATGGCTGCGCAGAAGGTGATTGACCAGAACGTGTATAAGCTGTACCGCAGCACCAATACGAAAGTCAACAGTTTTGCGGAGCTGTTTACCTATGCCGGTGAGTTGAACAAAGAGCGGGTATTTTTCCGGGACAACGGTTGCTCCAATGCGTGGAGAACATTTGCACCTTATGGCGTGGGAGGACAGACAGTCGTATCGCCAACGATGAAGCTGGTCAACAGTTTTGAGACGCTGCAGGGTAAAACACTGCAGGAGCTGGGGCCTGATTCGCTGGCTTTATACCAGAAAGATCCTTTCTACAAAAACAATCGTGATCCGCGGCTGGTAGCTTCTGTGCTGGTGCCCGGGCAGGTGTATGAAAAGGATACGCTTCGTCCGTTTGCCAGCGAGGGCAGTGACCGTATCGGCATCCTTAACAGCACCGCCACCGGTTTCTGGGTGAAAAAATATCTCGATCCCAAAGACCGTAACGGCGCCAGTCCTTCGCTGGATTATATGATCATCCGTTATGCCGAGGTGTTGCTGAACTATGCCGAGGCATTGGTGGAGCTGGGCGACTGGCAGAACCCTGATGTGATCAACCATCTGAATGATATCCGTACGCGTGCAGGCATGCCCGTAGTGGATGCAGGCAAGTATAATACGCAGGAGAAGCTGCGGCAGCTGATACGCCGCGAGCGTACCGCCGAGCTGGCGTTTGAAGGCGCGCGTTTTTATGATATCCGCCGTTGGGGTATACTGGGGGATGTAATGAACGGGCAGGTGCATGGCGCTGTGGACCCTGCTACCGGGGCGCCGGTGCTGGTGGAGACGCGTTCCTGTAATGTGGAAAGGGATTTCCGTTATCCTATTCCATTGAACGAGCTGTTAGCGAATCCGAAGATGACGCAGAACCCTTTGTATTGA
- the ung gene encoding uracil-DNA glycosylase — protein MDVQIEESWKEILKDEFNKTYFAEIVMHLKHEKALGKTIYPAGNNIFNAFQQTPFDKVKVVILGQDPYHGPGQAHGLSFSVPDGIKPPPSLGNIYKEMQTDLGLDIPTSGNLTKWAEHGVLLLNAFLTVRASEPASHSKIGWENFTDAVIRKISDLKNDVVFLLWGRFAQDKQILIDATRHHILKAAHPSPFSAANGFFGCKHFSKTNELLLKAGIEPVDWRL, from the coding sequence ATGGACGTACAGATCGAAGAAAGCTGGAAAGAAATACTCAAAGATGAGTTCAACAAAACCTATTTTGCGGAGATTGTGATGCACCTGAAACATGAGAAAGCACTGGGGAAAACCATCTACCCGGCAGGTAACAACATTTTCAACGCCTTCCAACAAACGCCTTTCGACAAAGTAAAGGTAGTGATTTTAGGGCAAGACCCCTACCATGGTCCCGGACAGGCACATGGCCTCAGTTTCTCCGTACCGGACGGCATCAAACCGCCGCCGTCGCTGGGCAACATCTACAAGGAAATGCAAACCGATCTCGGCCTGGACATACCCACCAGCGGCAACCTTACCAAATGGGCGGAACACGGCGTGCTCCTGCTCAACGCGTTCCTGACGGTAAGGGCCAGCGAACCGGCATCCCATAGCAAAATCGGCTGGGAGAACTTTACCGACGCTGTCATCCGCAAAATATCAGACCTGAAAAACGATGTGGTATTTCTGCTGTGGGGCCGCTTCGCACAGGATAAACAAATCCTGATAGACGCTACCCGCCACCATATCCTGAAAGCGGCCCACCCCTCGCCTTTCAGCGCCGCCAACGGCTTCTTCGGCTGCAAACATTTTTCCAAAACCAACGAGCTCCTGCTGAAAGCCGGTATCGAACCGGTGGACTGGCGCCTCTGA
- a CDS encoding TonB-dependent receptor, giving the protein MRLIIILLFVGLVSAYGKTYSQNTPLHVRVTNAPLPELFRQIQAQSNWRIFYKDELLRGEKNITLHLRGKRLVEVLDKALDGTGLGYTIVGTQVAIVPKEEQPVRPLKLAREDSMLTIKGRVYDTHEPPVALPGVSIGVKGTSRGTTSDADGYFTIQAPRNATLVFSLVGFIATEYNVLRSNNGLSISLKEKVSALDEVVVVGITEQQRKHIASSVASLNVKSAMSGKPITTISQSLQGGVTGLQVSQASGLPGGDAATIKIRGITSLNGSNPLVLVDGIPMDMNFIDPLTVESVTVLKDAAAASIYGARAASGVILVTTKRGTPGRVAVTYDGYYGVQSPTKMPALVDAPQYMRMYNEALANSGKTPLYSEDDIQQTIAGTDPVKYPNTDWQKVIVNKRAPITSHSVGVSGGNSLARFALNANYQYQDGMTPLTSSRKYNIRANTSVSLTKNFQINMDLLAIKRNILLPNRTLGHDGTRLLEDVFRVPPTILPKYPQKEGSSEIYGRYVDIVNPLAYAEKGGRFVNEYGQSSINLQPKWEVIPGLNLRGQFSYRLNSDLLGSLRDNYNFFDYYTGQLLQTWTQQRAYAQARTTYYYIAANADYTLDVKDHHFFLMAGYSQEEKNTSASSAGTYLYINSLLSSYAKLNYSYQDRYLLELTGRMDASSKFAKGHKYGFFPSVAFGWNISKEKFMSSVKAVSNMKLRASYGQLGNESDVDLYQYQTTINSGSGLETNYGNPDLSWETVNMADVGLDIGLFNNKLEIVVDYYNKLTKDIILRPPLSYTGGFEDKVPINAGKLRNTGWEASVNYNGNIGKNVAVSLRPGVTYNKNEIVSLLSGPYVSSTSIQQEGGPYGGIFGYKTAGLLQESDFDKDGNPLIPVLPGAQPGDIKYLDLSGNKAIDGSDQTLIGNPIPRLNYFANFRVAYKNFDLEFLLQGTGKSDVVLEGMLALPMDNSKDGGVPTRFYADNYWTPQRTSAMFPRLNTLPTNNKLSSDFWFQNGAYMRVKYIQLGYNSQADWLKRVGIRGLRVYVNAQNPITFTKMKLTDAESQGDQWTYGIMKAFIAGINVQL; this is encoded by the coding sequence ATGCGGCTAATCATAATCCTGTTGTTCGTAGGGCTGGTGAGCGCCTACGGAAAAACCTACTCGCAGAATACCCCGCTCCATGTGCGGGTGACCAACGCTCCGCTGCCGGAGCTTTTCCGCCAGATACAAGCGCAGAGCAACTGGCGTATTTTCTACAAAGATGAACTGTTGCGCGGTGAGAAAAACATCACGCTGCACCTGCGCGGAAAAAGGCTGGTGGAGGTGCTGGACAAAGCCCTCGACGGTACCGGTCTCGGCTATACGATCGTAGGCACGCAGGTGGCGATCGTTCCCAAAGAAGAACAGCCGGTACGGCCGCTGAAGCTCGCGCGGGAAGACAGTATGCTGACCATCAAAGGCCGTGTGTACGATACCCATGAGCCGCCCGTAGCGCTGCCCGGCGTTTCCATCGGCGTCAAAGGCACTTCCCGTGGCACCACCAGCGATGCCGATGGTTATTTCACCATCCAGGCGCCCAGAAATGCTACGCTGGTATTCAGCCTCGTAGGATTTATCGCGACGGAATATAATGTGCTGCGCAGCAACAACGGTCTTTCCATCTCATTGAAAGAAAAAGTGTCCGCCCTCGATGAAGTTGTGGTGGTGGGCATTACAGAGCAACAGCGTAAACATATTGCCAGTTCGGTAGCTTCCCTGAATGTAAAATCGGCGATGAGCGGCAAGCCCATCACCACCATTTCGCAATCGCTGCAGGGCGGTGTGACCGGTCTGCAGGTAAGCCAGGCGTCCGGTCTGCCCGGCGGAGATGCGGCCACCATCAAGATACGCGGTATTACTTCTCTCAATGGTTCCAATCCGCTGGTGCTGGTAGACGGCATCCCGATGGACATGAACTTCATAGACCCGCTCACGGTAGAAAGCGTGACCGTACTGAAAGATGCGGCCGCCGCCTCTATCTATGGCGCCAGAGCCGCCAGCGGTGTTATCCTCGTCACCACCAAACGCGGTACGCCCGGCCGTGTGGCCGTTACCTATGACGGTTACTACGGCGTGCAGTCACCCACTAAAATGCCCGCACTGGTAGACGCTCCACAATATATGCGCATGTACAATGAAGCCCTGGCCAATTCCGGTAAAACACCCCTGTATTCCGAAGACGATATTCAACAAACCATCGCCGGCACCGACCCGGTAAAATACCCGAATACCGATTGGCAGAAAGTCATTGTCAACAAGAGAGCGCCTATCACCAGTCACTCCGTAGGCGTGAGCGGCGGTAACAGCCTTGCCCGCTTTGCGCTGAACGCCAATTACCAGTACCAGGATGGTATGACACCGCTGACCAGCAGCAGGAAATATAATATCCGCGCCAACACGTCCGTGTCGCTGACAAAAAATTTCCAGATCAATATGGACCTGCTGGCCATCAAACGTAATATCCTGCTGCCCAACAGAACGCTGGGGCATGACGGCACCCGCCTGCTGGAAGACGTGTTCCGCGTACCGCCTACCATTCTGCCCAAATATCCGCAGAAAGAAGGCTCCTCCGAGATCTACGGCCGTTACGTGGATATCGTGAACCCGCTTGCCTATGCTGAAAAAGGCGGCCGTTTTGTCAACGAATACGGACAGTCCAGCATTAACCTGCAACCGAAGTGGGAAGTGATACCGGGACTGAACCTGCGGGGACAGTTCAGCTATCGCCTCAACAGCGACCTGCTGGGCAGCCTGCGGGACAACTATAACTTCTTCGACTATTACACCGGCCAGTTGCTGCAAACGTGGACGCAGCAGCGCGCTTATGCACAGGCGAGGACTACGTACTACTACATTGCCGCCAATGCCGATTACACGCTCGATGTAAAAGATCATCACTTCTTCCTGATGGCGGGTTATTCGCAGGAAGAAAAAAATACGAGTGCCAGCTCGGCCGGAACGTATTTGTATATCAACTCCCTGTTGTCGTCCTATGCCAAGTTGAATTACTCTTACCAGGACAGGTATCTGCTGGAGCTGACCGGCCGAATGGACGCATCTTCCAAATTTGCCAAAGGGCATAAATATGGTTTCTTTCCGTCCGTAGCGTTTGGCTGGAACATCAGCAAAGAGAAATTCATGTCTTCCGTGAAAGCGGTCAGCAATATGAAACTGCGCGCTTCCTACGGGCAGCTGGGCAATGAATCGGACGTGGACCTGTATCAGTATCAAACCACGATCAATTCCGGTTCCGGCCTGGAGACCAACTACGGTAACCCGGACCTGAGCTGGGAAACAGTGAATATGGCCGATGTGGGGTTAGACATCGGTTTGTTTAACAACAAGCTGGAGATCGTGGTGGACTATTACAACAAGCTCACCAAAGACATCATCCTGCGTCCGCCGCTGTCCTATACCGGCGGCTTTGAAGACAAAGTGCCCATCAACGCCGGGAAGCTGCGCAACACAGGCTGGGAGGCTTCCGTGAATTATAACGGCAACATCGGTAAGAACGTGGCGGTGTCTTTACGGCCGGGCGTGACCTATAACAAAAACGAGATCGTGTCGCTGCTGAGCGGCCCTTATGTGAGCTCCACTTCTATTCAGCAGGAGGGCGGCCCGTACGGAGGCATCTTCGGTTACAAAACCGCGGGACTGCTGCAGGAAAGCGACTTTGACAAGGATGGCAACCCGCTGATACCGGTGTTGCCCGGCGCCCAGCCGGGGGATATCAAATACCTCGACCTTAGTGGCAATAAAGCTATTGACGGGTCCGACCAGACGTTGATTGGTAACCCTATCCCACGCCTGAATTACTTCGCCAATTTCCGGGTGGCGTATAAAAATTTCGATCTTGAGTTTTTGTTGCAGGGTACCGGTAAATCTGACGTAGTGCTGGAAGGAATGCTGGCGTTGCCGATGGACAACAGTAAAGACGGCGGGGTGCCTACCCGTTTTTATGCCGACAACTACTGGACACCTCAACGTACCAGCGCGATGTTCCCGCGTTTGAACACGTTGCCCACCAATAACAAGTTATCCTCTGATTTCTGGTTTCAGAACGGAGCATACATGCGGGTGAAGTATATCCAGCTGGGGTACAATTCGCAGGCCGACTGGCTGAAGCGCGTTGGTATCCGTGGCTTGCGGGTATACGTGAACGCACAGAACCCGATCACCTTTACGAAGATGAAGCTCACTGATGCCGAAAGCCAGGGAGATCAGTGGACCTATGGTATCATGAAGGCATTTATTGCCGGTATTAATGTTCAACTTTAA
- a CDS encoding DinB family protein: MIQTIRESLWRQFGGSIDMLTNAIAAYPETLWNEQKKFFYISYHVAVFLDYYLTIPAGPLTSPLSFTLSDDIPEEGIDDLVPDRLYSKEEILAYLQISRKKCHDLIFQMTEDDFAQLWVETESNKVMPVLELFLYNMRHVQHHAAQLNMILRKNTGNAPRWVRAAR, encoded by the coding sequence ATGATACAGACTATCCGGGAAAGCTTATGGAGACAATTTGGTGGCAGCATCGATATGCTGACCAACGCCATCGCAGCTTATCCCGAAACGCTTTGGAACGAACAGAAAAAGTTCTTCTATATCTCCTATCATGTGGCCGTGTTCCTGGACTATTATTTGACCATCCCCGCAGGGCCGCTTACCTCTCCGCTTTCCTTCACGCTCAGTGATGATATTCCGGAGGAAGGTATCGACGACCTTGTGCCGGACAGGCTTTACAGTAAAGAAGAAATACTGGCCTATTTGCAGATAAGCAGAAAAAAATGCCATGACCTGATCTTTCAAATGACGGAAGATGATTTCGCACAGCTATGGGTAGAAACAGAAAGCAATAAAGTAATGCCTGTCCTGGAATTGTTCTTATACAATATGCGGCATGTACAGCATCATGCAGCACAGTTAAATATGATACTGAGAAAGAATACCGGTAATGCACCGCGTTGGGTGAGGGCTGCGAGGTGA
- a CDS encoding RNA polymerase sigma factor: MKLTGVNEETLWNNVIAGDQQAFRVLYEASADMLYAYALRYFPDKEMIMDSIHDLFTDLYLQRSNLARQVNIRFYLLVSFRRKLNASLKKNARFSLQADMTRAESYFQLTFEANDAQSRIIAEEEQQGALRRLAAEMNKLPARQKEILYLKYNCELSYEEVAQLMQISVPTCRTLAYRAIRQLRQDMPVTTIPAFSMLLFTCLKNF; encoded by the coding sequence ATGAAGCTAACCGGAGTCAACGAGGAAACGTTATGGAATAACGTGATAGCAGGCGATCAGCAGGCTTTCAGGGTACTGTATGAAGCGTCGGCTGATATGCTCTATGCCTATGCATTGCGGTATTTTCCCGATAAGGAGATGATCATGGACAGTATTCATGACCTGTTTACTGACCTGTATCTGCAGCGTAGCAACCTGGCGCGGCAGGTCAACATCCGTTTTTACCTGCTGGTTTCTTTCCGGCGTAAACTGAATGCTTCCCTGAAGAAAAACGCGCGCTTCTCGCTGCAGGCGGATATGACCCGGGCCGAAAGCTATTTCCAGCTTACTTTTGAGGCCAACGATGCGCAAAGCAGGATCATTGCGGAGGAAGAGCAGCAGGGGGCCTTACGCAGGCTGGCTGCCGAGATGAACAAGCTACCGGCGCGGCAGAAAGAAATTCTTTATCTGAAGTATAACTGTGAACTTTCCTACGAGGAGGTAGCACAGCTGATGCAGATTTCCGTACCTACCTGCAGGACCCTTGCCTACAGGGCTATCCGCCAGCTGCGGCAGGATATGCCGGTCACCACTATCCCGGCCTTCAGCATGTTGCTGTTTACCTGTCTGAAAAATTTTTAA